The sequence below is a genomic window from Tenacibaculum tangerinum.
CATTGGTCGTGTGATGGTTCTCCTGAATATACCCTAGTAGAGCATGACAAAGCTGACAGAGGTACCGAAATTGTACTGCACATAGCAGAAGATTCTACCGAGTTTTTAGAAGAAAGTAAAATCCGCGGATTACTAACGAAGTACAACCGTTTTAACCAAGTGCCTATTAAATTTGGAACGAAGAAAATAAACGACCCTGATTTTACTCCAAAAACTACCAAAGACGAAGACGGTAAAGAAGTTACCGAGCCTCACAAACAAATTGAGGTAGATGATATCATCAACAATACAGAGCCTGCATGGACTAAAAAGCCAGCAGATTTAGAAGATGAAGATTATAAAAACTTCTACCGTGAGTTATATCCAATGCAATTTGAAGAGTCTCTATTTCATATTCATTTGAATGTAGACTATCCCTTCAACTTAACAGGAATTTTATACTTCCCTAAGTTAACGCAGAATTTAGACATGCAGAAGGATAAGATTCAATTATACCAAAACCAAGTATTTGTAACAGATAACGTTGAAGGAATTGTTCCTGATTTTTTACAAATGTTAAAAGGAGTAATCGATTCTCCAGATATTCCGTTAAACGTTTCTCGTTCGTACCTACAAGCAGACGGTGCCGTTAAGAAAATTTCAGGCTATATCACGAAAAAGGTTGCCGATAAACTTTCTTCATTATTCAAAAACAATCGTGAAGATTTTGAGCAAAAATGGAACGATATTAAGATGATTATTGAATACGGAATGTTGTCGGAAGAAAAATTCTTTGAGAAAGCAAAGAAATTTGCCTTATATCCAACTGTAGATGATACCTTCTTTACGTTTGACGAATTAGTTGAAAAAACCAAAGATGTTCAAACGGATAAGGACGGAAACCACATCGTTTTATACGCTGCCAATAAAGACGCTCAGCATAGTTATATTGAAGAAGCTAAAGCCAAAGGATACGAAGTATTGTTACTAGACTCTCCTATCGTTTCACATCTAATGCAGAAATTAGAAATGGAGTCTGGCGATGCTAAAGTACAGTTCAAACGTGTAGATGCTGACCATATTGACAACTTGATTAAGAAAGACGACACGGTAATTTCTAAACTTTCTGATGAAGAAAAAGAGAAATTGAAGCCAATTATTGAAGGAGCCGTTAACAATTCTAGTTACACCGTTCAGTTAGAAGCGATGGACTCTAGTGCTACTCCTTTCTTAATTACTGTTCCAGAATTTATGCGTCGTATGAAAGAAATGAGCGCTACTGGAGGCGGTGGTATGATGGGCATGGGCAACATGCCAGAAATGTATAATTTGGTAGTGAATACCAATCATACGTTAGTTTCTGAGATTTTAAACACTAAAACAGAGAAAAAACAACAACGTTTGGTAAAACAAGCTTTTGATTTGGCTAAACTATCTCAAAACCTATTACACGGTGAAGAGTTAACCAACTTTATTAAACGTTCGTACGAGTTAATTAAATAGTGGTAAATTACCATAAGCATAGCAAAAACCTCTTTGTAAAAACAAAGAGGTTTTGTTTTTTAGTCAATGCAACAACTAATAATTAAACGCTAGAAAGTAGTATCAAAAAACTGTGTAAATTCCTTTAATTCAAAGAGAATGATACAGCTTTTAAAAGCTTTAGCTATTTCTGAATGTCATTCTATTCTTTATCAAACAACGCTTTATATATAAAACCTCCTACAACTGCTCCTGCAATTGGTGCCACCCAAAACAACCACACTTGCGATATATATCCACCACCAGCAAATAAAGCTTGACTCATAGAACGTGCAGGGTTTACAGAAGTATTGGTAATCGGAATACTAATTAAATGAATTAATGTTAACCCCAACCCAATTGCAATAGGTGCAAAACCTTTAGGTGCATTTTTATGTATACTCCCTAAAATAATTAACAAGAAAAACATTGTTAATAAAAATTCTGTCACAAAAGCCGCTGTTATAGTATAACCTCCTGGCGATAATGCTCCATAACCATTGGCTGCAAACCCACCAAGTGATTCGAATCCACTCCTATTGCTTACTATTAAATATAAAAAAGAAGCCGCTAACAAAGCACCTATTAATTGAGAAATAATGTAAGGTACCACTTCTTTAGCAGTGTGCTTTCCTCCTATCCATAGACCAATAGTAACTGCAGGATTAAAATGTCCTCCAGAAATATGTCCGACAGCATACGCCATGGTTAAAACTGTTAATCCAAATGCTAATGCAACGCCTGCAAAACCAATTCCTAGTTCAGGGAAACCTGCAGCAAAAATAGCGCTACCACAACCTCCAAAAACTAACCAAAATGTTCCTAATAATTCAGCAAAATATTTTTTCATATCTATGTTTTTTAAATTAATTGATTATACAATTAAGACACTTAAACTTATAAAAGTCACAATCATACAATTCTCTGTTTATTTTATATAGAAAAAACAGGAAGTTTGTATCTTTGCAGCACAAAACACTATATCATGAAATTAATTTTTCTTACCATAGGATTATTAGCACTAGCATTTGCCGGAATTGCTATTAAAATTTGGGCAAAAAAAGATGGTAAATTTGCAGGTACTTGTGCTAGTCAAAACCCAATGCTGAACGAAAGCGGTGAGGCTTGTGGATTTTGTGGCAAAACTCCAGACCAGTTCGACACGTGTAACGAACCTCAACACCAATAAGGAATATTTATACTTGTAAACTTTTTGTACTTGGGATTCTGACAGAGAAGTAACATGTTATGAAAGTTTTAGAATTCCTGCTTTGTACACACAATATGTTAAACATCTTTTTATTGGGGCACACAATAGTGTGTATGTTTTGGTAAAATACTTTTAGTTGTTATTATAATCAATATTCGTATGTTGTTGTATTAATTTAGATATACTCAAAATTATTATAAATTAGTATCTTTAACTAAACTTTTGAAACCTTAATATTGGAAATAGATCAAGAAAAAGTACTTTATCATATTCAACAAGCAAAAAAAGGAAATCAAATATCTTTTAATTATTTGTTAGATACCTTTTGGTCAAGTGTATATGGTTTTCAGTTAAAGAAAACTCAAAATGATAACGATGCTGAAGATATTACCATTCAAACTTTTTCTAAAGCTTTTGATAAAATTCAAACATTCGATGAAAACTATCAGTTTAAAACTTGGTTAATTGCTATTTCAAAAAATGTGTATATAGATTTACTTCGTAAAAAAAAATCTGCTATTTACACTCAAACAACAGAGGCGCAAGAAGAGGTTTATGCAGTTGCTGACGATGCTCCTTCGCCAGAGGACAAAATAATTACCGAACAAAATTTAGCAAAACTCTTAAAAGATATTAAAAAACTAAAACCAAAATACCAAGAAGTAATCAATCTTCGTTATTTTCAAGAGTTAAGTTACAAGGAAATTTCTGAGCAGATAGGCGAACCAATAAACAATGTTAAAGTAAAATTACTACGAGCAAAAAAATTATTAGCTGAAATAATAAAGAAATCATAAATTGCGAAATCTATAAAATTCAGATTTTTATAGCATTGAAATTATATTTTAAACAGCTAATCTTAGCCAATTAAACTCCATTCCCCTCAATGAAAAAATCTTTTTTAAGCCTATTAGGTCCTGGAATATTGTTTGCCGGAGCAGCCATAGGTGTTTCTCATTTAGTACAATCTACCAGAGCTGGTGCCGATTTCGGTTTTGGTCTGCTCTGGGCATTGTTATTAGTACACATTATTAAATATCCTTTTTTTCAATACGGACCTCGATACGCAAGCGCAACAGGAGAAACACTGCTAGATGGTTACAGAAAACTAGGTAAAGGAGTTTTAATAAGCTACTTTATTTTAAATTTTGCCACCATGTTTACCATACAGGCAGCAGTTACTATTGTTACTGCTAGCTTAGCTTCTAATCTTTTTGGACTCTCTTTCGATTTGGTTACGTGGTCGATTATCATTATGCTTGTTAGTACTGTATTCTTAGGGGTTGGCAAATACAAGTTTTTAGACAATATAATGAAGTATATTATAGTTATTTTAACTATTAGTACTATAGTCGCTGTGAGTATCGCCTTGTTTAAAACAGACAAAGGCTTTAGTTTTCAACAAATAATACCTAGCGGAACTGTGCAAGTAACTTTTTTAATTGCTTTTCTTGGATGGATGCCTGCTCCGCTCGATATTTCAATCTGGCATTCGTTATGGTCGGTAGAAAAAGATAAAACCACTTTTGAAAGAATAAAACCTAAACAAGCTATTTTCGATTTTAATATTGGTTATATCGGAGCGCTATCGCTCGGTGTTTGTTTTGTGATGCTTGGAGCTTTGGTAATGTATCAATCTGGTGAATCGTTCTCTAACAGAGGGACTGTTTTTGCTTCGCAGCTTATCAATTTATACACCAAAAACCTTGGCGATTTCTCGGCAATATTTATAGGAGCTGCTGCTTTTACAGCCATGTTTAGTACTACTATTACAACTTTAGATGCTTCACCAAGAGCAATGGCAAAATCGTACACGTTACTTTTACCTAAAAAAAGAAAATTAGGGTATTGGTTTTGGCTAATTTTGCTATTTATAGGTACCACCATCATTCTATATTTCTTTATGAGTGACATGGTTTTTCTCGTTCGTGTAGCTACTGTATTATCTTTCTTAACAGCACCTTTTTATGCCATTTTAAATTATGTTTTAATTACAGGAAAACAT
It includes:
- the htpG gene encoding molecular chaperone HtpG; amino-acid sequence: MSTGNINVSVENIFPLIKKFLYSDHEIFLRELISNGTDATTKLKHLISIGEAKTELGDAKIEISIDKDAKTLTIKDQGIGMTMEEVEKYINQIAFSGAEEFLEKYKDDKNETGVIGHFGLGFYSAFMVADKVEIFTKSYKDEPAAHWSCDGSPEYTLVEHDKADRGTEIVLHIAEDSTEFLEESKIRGLLTKYNRFNQVPIKFGTKKINDPDFTPKTTKDEDGKEVTEPHKQIEVDDIINNTEPAWTKKPADLEDEDYKNFYRELYPMQFEESLFHIHLNVDYPFNLTGILYFPKLTQNLDMQKDKIQLYQNQVFVTDNVEGIVPDFLQMLKGVIDSPDIPLNVSRSYLQADGAVKKISGYITKKVADKLSSLFKNNREDFEQKWNDIKMIIEYGMLSEEKFFEKAKKFALYPTVDDTFFTFDELVEKTKDVQTDKDGNHIVLYAANKDAQHSYIEEAKAKGYEVLLLDSPIVSHLMQKLEMESGDAKVQFKRVDADHIDNLIKKDDTVISKLSDEEKEKLKPIIEGAVNNSSYTVQLEAMDSSATPFLITVPEFMRRMKEMSATGGGGMMGMGNMPEMYNLVVNTNHTLVSEILNTKTEKKQQRLVKQAFDLAKLSQNLLHGEELTNFIKRSYELIK
- the aqpZ gene encoding aquaporin Z yields the protein MKKYFAELLGTFWLVFGGCGSAIFAAGFPELGIGFAGVALAFGLTVLTMAYAVGHISGGHFNPAVTIGLWIGGKHTAKEVVPYIISQLIGALLAASFLYLIVSNRSGFESLGGFAANGYGALSPGGYTITAAFVTEFLLTMFFLLIILGSIHKNAPKGFAPIAIGLGLTLIHLISIPITNTSVNPARSMSQALFAGGGYISQVWLFWVAPIAGAVVGGFIYKALFDKE
- a CDS encoding membrane or secreted protein; protein product: MKLIFLTIGLLALAFAGIAIKIWAKKDGKFAGTCASQNPMLNESGEACGFCGKTPDQFDTCNEPQHQ
- a CDS encoding RNA polymerase sigma factor; protein product: MEIDQEKVLYHIQQAKKGNQISFNYLLDTFWSSVYGFQLKKTQNDNDAEDITIQTFSKAFDKIQTFDENYQFKTWLIAISKNVYIDLLRKKKSAIYTQTTEAQEEVYAVADDAPSPEDKIITEQNLAKLLKDIKKLKPKYQEVINLRYFQELSYKEISEQIGEPINNVKVKLLRAKKLLAEIIKKS
- a CDS encoding Nramp family divalent metal transporter, coding for MKKSFLSLLGPGILFAGAAIGVSHLVQSTRAGADFGFGLLWALLLVHIIKYPFFQYGPRYASATGETLLDGYRKLGKGVLISYFILNFATMFTIQAAVTIVTASLASNLFGLSFDLVTWSIIIMLVSTVFLGVGKYKFLDNIMKYIIVILTISTIVAVSIALFKTDKGFSFQQIIPSGTVQVTFLIAFLGWMPAPLDISIWHSLWSVEKDKTTFERIKPKQAIFDFNIGYIGALSLGVCFVMLGALVMYQSGESFSNRGTVFASQLINLYTKNLGDFSAIFIGAAAFTAMFSTTITTLDASPRAMAKSYTLLLPKKRKLGYWFWLILLFIGTTIILYFFMSDMVFLVRVATVLSFLTAPFYAILNYVLITGKHTPKRYRPHMGLRILSIVGIVFLFGFSIWFLLSL